The following nucleotide sequence is from Saccharothrix texasensis.
ACCGCCGCGCGCGTCGACTGGTCCGCCACCTGGGCCGTCCTGCCCGAAAGCGTCATGCGCCGAGCGCTCCCACCAGCGAGTCGACCTGCTTCGTCATCCAATCAAGGTAACCCGTGACGCCCTCGGGCAACGTCTCGGTCACCTCGGCGATGGGCACGCCCGCCGCCTTGGCCTGCTCGACGACCCGCTGCGTGCCCGCGTTCTCCGTCTGCGCGTTGTTGACCAGCGCGGCGACCTGCTTCTGCTCGATCAGGCGGGTGACGTCGGCGAGCGCGGCGGCGGGGATGTCGGTCTCGTTCTCCACGGCCTCGCTGAACGACTCCGGCGTGACGTCCTCGACGCCCGCGGTGTCGAGCAGGTAGTGGGCCACCGGCTCGGTCGCCACCACCTTCTTGCCCGCGCCCTTGCCCTCGACGCGCCGCTCCAGGTCGGTCAGCTCGGCGGTGAAGTCCTTCGCGTTGGCGTCGAAGGTCGCCTTCTTGTCCGGTGCGATGGCGCCGAGGTCGGCGGCGGCCTGGTCGGCGACCTTGCGGACGGTCTCGAAGTCGTACCAGACGTGCTCGTTGACGGCGTGGTCGTGGTGCTCCTCGCCCTCCGGCTCGGCGGACGCCTCGGGCTCCTCGTGCTCGGAGGCCTTGCCGGACACCGGGAACGCCTCGATCTTCTTGGCGCCCTCGGTCTCGGGGCCGAGCAGGGTGGCGAAGAAGTCGTCGTAGCCGCCGCCGTTGAAGATGACGAGCTCGGCGTCGCGCACCGCGGCCAGGTCGGACGGCTTGCTCTCGTAGGAGTGCGGGTCGCCGGACGGGTCGTCGATGATGGCGCTGACCTGCACGGCGTCGCCGCCGACGGCCTTCACCACGCTGCCCCACACGTTGGTGGAGGCGACGACCTTGATCGTGCCGTCGTTCGCGGCGGGGGTGTCCTGGGCACCGCAGGCGGTGAGGACGACGGCGGTCGCGGCGGCCACCGCGCCGAGCAACGCGTTGCGGACGGTCATCAGAGCACTCCTCGACAGGCTGACACATAGGCAATGGAAACCGTTGTCGAGTTCAGTTTAGAACGCTCCGCGACCGACATGTCCACCGACCGGGTGTTTTACACGCCACAGGGGCCACCTCACCGCGGCGCGGGAGGCGGCCCCTGCGGGCTCGACGATCGTCAGTCGGTCAGGCGGTGGCCCGACTCGGGGTGGAACAGGTGGACCTCGCTGGCGTCGCGCACGGCGACCTTGACGGTCTGGCCCAGGGTCGGCGGCGTGCGGCCGTCGACGCGGACCACGAACCGCTCGGGCACGTCGCCGATGCGGACCGAGCCGTGCATGAGCGCGTCCGCGCCCAGCTCCTCGACCAGCTCGACGGTCATGTCCATGCCCTGCTCCGAGGAGCTGACCAGCGCCAGCGACTCGGGCCGGATGCCGAACGTCACCTCGGACAGGCCCTCGCCCGCCGCCTTGTCCAGCGCGCGGCGCTCCAGCGGCACCACGATGCCGTCGAGCTTCGCACCCTCCGACGTCAGCGGCACGGTCTTCAGGTTCATCGCGGGCGAGCCCATGAAGCCGGCGACGAACGCGTTGGCCGGCTTGTCGTACAGCGCGCGCGGGGTGTCGCACTGCTGGAGCAGGCCGTCCTTGAGCACGGCGACCCGGTGGCCCATGGTCATGGCCTCGACCTGGTCGTGCGTGACGTAGATCGTGGTGGTGTCCAGGCGGGCCTGGAGGGCGGCGATGTTCGCGCGGGTCTCCACGCGGAGCTTCGCGTCCAGGTTCGACAGCGGCTCGTCCATGAGGAACACGGAAGGCTCGCGGACGATCGCGCGGCCCATCGCGACGCGCTGCCGCTGACCGCCGGACAGCGCCTTCGGCTTGCGGTCCAGGTACTTCTCGAGGTCCAGCATCCTGGCCGCCTCGGCGACCTTCTCCCGGATCTCGGTCTTGTTGACGCCGCGCAGCTTGAGCGCGAAGCCCATGTTCTCCGCGACCGTCATGTGCGGGTACAGCGCGTAGGACTGGAACACCATCGCGATGTCGCGGCCCTTGGGCGGGACGTTGGTGACGTCCTTGCCGCCGATGTGGATGGCGCCCTCGTCGATGTCCTCCAGACCCGCGAGCATCCGCAGCGCGGTGGACTTGCCGGAGCCGGACGGACCGACCAGTACCAGGAACTCGCCGTCGGTGACGTCCAACGACAGCTCGTCGACCGCGCGGACCGGCGGGTTGCCGGAGAAGATCCGCGAAGCCTTGACGTAGGCGACCTCAGCCATGCCACGCACCTTTCACTACCAAGCTTTGCCTCAACGCTAGGGATTGCAAGCGCTTACGGGAACGGGTGAATTGGTCTAGTTCCGGATCGGTTCAGCGCCGGGGCCGCCCGACCGCTCCCCCCGGTGCCCGCCGCCCGCCCGCCACCAGGTACGGAGGGGCGGCGATCACCCGATCGAGACGCGCGGGTCAGGCCCTTGACCAGCGGTCTTGCTGCTGGCGCGCCCGGTGCCGGCTCCCTAGCCTCTCCGCCATGAAGGTCATCAGCCAACGGGAGTTCGACCGGAACCCCGCGCAAGTCCTGGAAGCACTCGAAGCAGGCGAGGCACTCCGCGTCACGGGTCGCGACGGCGAGATCATCGAACTCCACCGGCGAGCGGACGGACGGCCGTGGACCGCGGAGGAGCTCGTCGAGCGGCACAAGCGCCTGCCGCGGGTCGACTTCGCGCGGATGCGCGCGGAGATCGACGAACTCTTCGGCGTCGACCGCATCGACGACGACCCGTGGCAGCGCAGCCGTGGCTGACCGCTACTCCGGCGTCTTGGACACGTCCGCGTACATCGACCTCGACCTCTTGCACCCGGAGGTCCTGCCGGCGACTCCCGGACTGACCACGATCACGCTCGCCGAGTTGCACCACGGGGTGATGGCCGCGAAGGACGCGGCGACCCGCGCGGCTCGGACGACGCAGGTGGCCACCGCGGTCGTGGACTTCGACGCCCTGCCCTTCGACCGCCGCGCGTCCGCGCGCTACGGCAGCCTGATCGGGCTGACGCTCGCGGCCGGCCGTGATCCCCGTTCGCGCAAGCTGGACCTGATGATCGCGGCCATCGCCTCGTGCCACGACCTGCCGCTCTACACCCGCAACCCGAAGGACTTCGTCGGGCTCGAGCAGTTGGTCGAGGTCATCGAGGTCTGACCGGGAAGGGCCTCCGCGACGAGGCGGAGGCCCCCGCGGCTCAGCCCTTCACCGCGCCCGACGACAAGCCCGTCACCAGGAAGCGCTGCACCAGGTAGAACACGACGATCGCCGGGATCGCGACCAGGATCGAGGCCGCCGCCAGGTGGCCCCACTCGGTCCGGTTCTGCTGCACGAACACCTGCAGCCCCACGGCCAGCGTCTTCGACTCGTCCGCCGCCGACAGGAACGCGGACGCGAACGCCACCTCGCCCCACGCCGTCAGGAACGCGTAGAACGCCGTCACGGCCAGGCCCGGCCGGGCCAGGGGCAGCACCAGCCGCCAGAACACGCCGAACGGCGTCAGGCCGTCCACCCGCCCGGCCTCGTCGATGTCGTTCGGGATGGTGTCGAAGTAGCCCTTCAGCATGTACGTGCAGAACGGCACGGCGGTGGTGCAGTAGACCAGCACCAGGCCGAGCGACGTGCCCTGCAGCCCGAGGGCCAGCAGGATGTTGTACAGCGGCACGATCAGCACCGCGAACGGGAACATCTGCACGACCAGGAACGACAGCATCAGCGACCGCTTGCCCGGGAACCGGAACCGCGACGCCGCGTACCCGGTCGTCGCGGACAGGAACACCGCGAGCACCGTGGTCATCAGCGCGATCAGCACCGAGTTCCCGAACCACGCCAGGAAGTCGCCCTTCTCGCCGGCCAGGATCCGCCCGTAGTTGTCCAGGCTGGAGTCGTTGACCAGCTTCGGCGTGGTCTCCACGGCCTTGGCGTCCGGCTTGAACGACGTCACCAGCACCCAGAACACCGGGAACACCGCGATCAGCGACGCCACGACCAGCGCGCCGTGCAGCCCCGCGCCGGCCAGCGGCGACCGTCGCGAGCGCGGACGCACGCGGGCCTGCGGGACCGCCTTCAACGAAGCGGCTTCGACCGTCATCACCACACCTCGCCTTGCTTGCGCAGCGCCCGCCGGTACACACCCGCGAACACGAGCAGCACGGACAGGATCAGCACGCCGTAGGTCGACGCCACCGCGAAGTCGCGGGACGCTCCGGAGAAGAACCGCTCGAACGCGTAGGTCACCAGGATGCGGGTGTTCGGGTTCGGCCCGGTGATCAGGTAGATGATCGCGAACATGTTGAACGTCCAGATGATGCCGAGCAGCACCACCGTGCTGGACACCGACCGCAGGCCGGGCAGCGTCACGTTGCGGAACCGCTGCCACGGCGTCGCGCCGTCCACCTCGGCCGCCTCGTAGAGGTCGCCGGGGATCGACTGGAGGCCGCCGAGCAGCGCCACCATCATGAACGGCACGCCGAGCCACACGTTGACGATGATCACCGCGACGAGCGCCCAGTCCGACTGGCCGAGCCACACCGGCGGGTCGTCCAGGCCGAGGAAGCGCAGGAACTGGTTGATGATCCCGTACTGCGCGTTGAACATGTACTTCCACGCGAACGCGCTGATGAACGCGGGCACGGCCCACGGCAGGATCAGCAGCACCCGGTACACCGCCCGGCCGCGCACCTCCCGGTTGAGCAGCAGCGCGAGGCCCAGGCCGATCGTGTAGTGGAAGAACACGCAGCCGAACGTCCAGATCAGCGTCCGCACCAGCGTCGACCAGAACGCGCCGTAGCTGGCGTCGCCGGACAGCACGTTCAGGTAGTTGTCGAGGCCAACGGAGACGTAGGTCGCCGGCCGGTCGAGGATCGGGTTGGCGATGTTGCCCTCGTTGATGTCGGTGAAGGTGAAGAACACGCCCTGGGCGAGCGGGAACAGCACCAACACCGCGATGACCACCACGACCGGCAGCACCATCGCGTACGCGTACCAGTGCCGGTCCAGGAACCTGCGCACCGAAGTCTCCCTTCGCCGCCCCGCGGCGCCCGGCCCGTGGTCGGACCGGGCGCCACGGGGGATGGTCAGCCGACGGTGTACTCGGGGACGACGGTGTCCTTGTACGACTTGGC
It contains:
- a CDS encoding metal ABC transporter solute-binding protein, Zn/Mn family, whose protein sequence is MTVRNALLGAVAAATAVVLTACGAQDTPAANDGTIKVVASTNVWGSVVKAVGGDAVQVSAIIDDPSGDPHSYESKPSDLAAVRDAELVIFNGGGYDDFFATLLGPETEGAKKIEAFPVSGKASEHEEPEASAEPEGEEHHDHAVNEHVWYDFETVRKVADQAAADLGAIAPDKKATFDANAKDFTAELTDLERRVEGKGAGKKVVATEPVAHYLLDTAGVEDVTPESFSEAVENETDIPAAALADVTRLIEQKQVAALVNNAQTENAGTQRVVEQAKAAGVPIAEVTETLPEGVTGYLDWMTKQVDSLVGALGA
- a CDS encoding ABC transporter ATP-binding protein gives rise to the protein MAEVAYVKASRIFSGNPPVRAVDELSLDVTDGEFLVLVGPSGSGKSTALRMLAGLEDIDEGAIHIGGKDVTNVPPKGRDIAMVFQSYALYPHMTVAENMGFALKLRGVNKTEIREKVAEAARMLDLEKYLDRKPKALSGGQRQRVAMGRAIVREPSVFLMDEPLSNLDAKLRVETRANIAALQARLDTTTIYVTHDQVEAMTMGHRVAVLKDGLLQQCDTPRALYDKPANAFVAGFMGSPAMNLKTVPLTSEGAKLDGIVVPLERRALDKAAGEGLSEVTFGIRPESLALVSSSEQGMDMTVELVEELGADALMHGSVRIGDVPERFVVRVDGRTPPTLGQTVKVAVRDASEVHLFHPESGHRLTD
- a CDS encoding PhdYeFM domain-containing protein; amino-acid sequence: MKVISQREFDRNPAQVLEALEAGEALRVTGRDGEIIELHRRADGRPWTAEELVERHKRLPRVDFARMRAEIDELFGVDRIDDDPWQRSRG
- a CDS encoding type II toxin-antitoxin system VapC family toxin, coding for MADRYSGVLDTSAYIDLDLLHPEVLPATPGLTTITLAELHHGVMAAKDAATRAARTTQVATAVVDFDALPFDRRASARYGSLIGLTLAAGRDPRSRKLDLMIAAIASCHDLPLYTRNPKDFVGLEQLVEVIEV
- a CDS encoding sugar ABC transporter permease, with the protein product MTVEAASLKAVPQARVRPRSRRSPLAGAGLHGALVVASLIAVFPVFWVLVTSFKPDAKAVETTPKLVNDSSLDNYGRILAGEKGDFLAWFGNSVLIALMTTVLAVFLSATTGYAASRFRFPGKRSLMLSFLVVQMFPFAVLIVPLYNILLALGLQGTSLGLVLVYCTTAVPFCTYMLKGYFDTIPNDIDEAGRVDGLTPFGVFWRLVLPLARPGLAVTAFYAFLTAWGEVAFASAFLSAADESKTLAVGLQVFVQQNRTEWGHLAAASILVAIPAIVVFYLVQRFLVTGLSSGAVKG
- a CDS encoding carbohydrate ABC transporter permease, whose protein sequence is MRRFLDRHWYAYAMVLPVVVVIAVLVLFPLAQGVFFTFTDINEGNIANPILDRPATYVSVGLDNYLNVLSGDASYGAFWSTLVRTLIWTFGCVFFHYTIGLGLALLLNREVRGRAVYRVLLILPWAVPAFISAFAWKYMFNAQYGIINQFLRFLGLDDPPVWLGQSDWALVAVIIVNVWLGVPFMMVALLGGLQSIPGDLYEAAEVDGATPWQRFRNVTLPGLRSVSSTVVLLGIIWTFNMFAIIYLITGPNPNTRILVTYAFERFFSGASRDFAVASTYGVLILSVLLVFAGVYRRALRKQGEVW